One segment of Vibrio mimicus DNA contains the following:
- the ruvX gene encoding Holliday junction resolvase RuvX: MSRTVMAFDYGTKSIGSAIGQEITGTASPLKAFKANDGIPNWDEIAKQIKEWQPNLLIVGLPTDLHGKDLDTITPRAKKFAQRLHGRFGLPVELHDERLSTTEARAELFAMGGYKALSKGNVDCQSAVIILESWFESQWG; the protein is encoded by the coding sequence ATGTCACGTACCGTTATGGCTTTTGATTACGGCACCAAAAGCATTGGCAGTGCAATCGGCCAAGAGATCACTGGCACGGCTTCACCGCTGAAAGCGTTTAAAGCCAATGATGGCATCCCGAATTGGGATGAGATTGCAAAGCAGATCAAAGAGTGGCAACCCAATTTATTGATTGTTGGCCTGCCTACCGATCTGCACGGCAAAGATCTGGACACCATCACCCCACGCGCAAAGAAATTCGCTCAGCGTTTGCATGGCCGTTTTGGTTTGCCCGTAGAACTGCATGATGAGCGTCTTTCCACCACTGAAGCGCGCGCAGAACTGTTCGCCATGGGCGGTTACAAAGCACTGAGCAAAGGCAATGTTGACTGCCAATCGGCGGTGATCATTCTGGAAAGTTGGTTTGAAAGTCAGTGGGGCTAA
- the tyrS gene encoding tyrosine--tRNA ligase: MNSQQLFDDLQQRGLIAQSTPLEALVERFTTPQVLYCGFDPTAGSLHIGHLVPLLMLKRFQNAGHQAIALIGGATGMIGDPSFKANERALNSAQTVQQWVSDLSQQITHLMASQSENPAQLITVNNADWIGKINLIDFFRDVGKHFSVNTMINRESVKQRLARPDQGISFTEFSYSLLQSYDFAHLNREFGCTLQIGGNDQWGNIVSGIDLTRRLNGAEVCGLTLPLITKSDGTKFGKTESGAVWLESSKTSPYRFYQFWLNSDDADVYRFLAYYTFLSTAEIEDIRQADALRAGKPQAQQILAEHVTRFVHGEEGLAAAQRITQALFSGDVSYLSLSELAQLELDGLPCVAASRTDSLLDLLLTSGLASSKRQAREWLENGAIRVNGERVQQEGGLSGFALFDRYYVLQRGKKQFALIKLEGFAE; the protein is encoded by the coding sequence ATGAATTCACAGCAACTTTTTGATGATTTACAGCAGCGCGGTTTGATCGCGCAAAGCACACCTCTGGAGGCGCTGGTTGAGCGCTTTACTACGCCGCAAGTGCTGTATTGTGGTTTTGACCCCACCGCAGGCAGTTTACACATTGGCCATTTGGTGCCACTGCTGATGCTTAAGCGTTTTCAAAACGCTGGACACCAAGCGATTGCGCTTATCGGTGGTGCGACTGGCATGATTGGTGATCCGAGCTTTAAAGCCAACGAGCGGGCACTCAATAGTGCGCAAACCGTGCAGCAATGGGTGAGTGACTTAAGTCAGCAAATCACACATTTGATGGCCTCGCAGAGCGAGAACCCAGCACAGCTCATTACTGTCAACAATGCCGATTGGATCGGCAAGATCAATCTGATCGATTTTTTCCGCGATGTGGGTAAGCACTTTTCAGTCAACACCATGATCAATCGTGAATCGGTAAAGCAGCGTTTGGCACGTCCGGATCAAGGCATCTCTTTTACTGAGTTCAGTTACTCTTTGCTGCAATCCTATGACTTTGCCCATCTCAATCGTGAGTTTGGCTGCACACTGCAAATCGGTGGTAATGATCAGTGGGGCAATATTGTCAGCGGAATTGATTTGACCCGTCGCCTGAATGGGGCTGAGGTGTGTGGTTTAACTCTGCCGCTGATTACCAAATCCGATGGCACTAAATTTGGTAAAACCGAAAGTGGTGCCGTGTGGCTTGAGAGCAGTAAAACCTCACCGTATCGCTTTTACCAGTTTTGGTTAAACAGTGATGATGCCGATGTGTACCGCTTCTTGGCGTATTACACCTTTTTGAGCACGGCTGAGATTGAGGACATTCGCCAAGCCGATGCGTTACGTGCAGGCAAACCACAAGCGCAGCAGATTTTGGCCGAACACGTGACCCGCTTTGTGCATGGTGAAGAGGGACTCGCTGCGGCGCAGCGTATTACTCAAGCGCTGTTTAGCGGCGATGTCAGCTATCTCAGCTTAAGTGAGTTGGCTCAGTTAGAGTTGGATGGTTTGCCTTGTGTGGCGGCATCGCGCACCGATTCCTTACTCGATTTGCTGCTCACCTCAGGTTTAGCCAGTTCTAAGCGCCAAGCGCGCGAGTGGCTGGAGAATGGGGCGATTCGCGTCAATGGTGAGCGAGTACAGCAAGAGGGTGGGTTATCCGGCTTTGCTCTGTTTGATCGCTACTATGTGTTGCAACGCGGTAAGAAGCAGTTTGCCTTGATCAAATTGGAAGGCTTCGCTGAGTAA
- a CDS encoding YqgE/AlgH family protein, which yields MNLTNHFLVAMPSMKDPYFKRSVIYICEHNQDGAMGLMINAPIDITVGGMLKQVDIEPAYPQSHQESLKKPVFNGGPVSEDRGFILHRPRDHYESSMNMTDDIAVTTSKDILTVLGTEAEPEGYIVALGYSGWSAGQLEVELTENSWLTIEADPELIFNTPVHEKWQKAIQKLGISPAQLSSDAGHA from the coding sequence ATGAATCTTACCAATCATTTTCTGGTTGCCATGCCGAGCATGAAGGATCCTTACTTCAAGCGCAGCGTGATTTATATCTGCGAGCACAACCAAGATGGTGCGATGGGGTTAATGATCAATGCGCCGATCGATATAACGGTCGGTGGCATGCTCAAGCAGGTCGATATCGAGCCGGCTTACCCACAGTCGCACCAAGAGAGTCTGAAAAAGCCGGTGTTCAATGGGGGACCGGTGTCGGAAGATCGCGGGTTTATTCTGCATCGTCCGCGCGATCACTACGAATCGAGCATGAACATGACCGATGACATCGCCGTCACCACCTCGAAAGATATTCTCACTGTATTGGGTACGGAAGCAGAACCTGAAGGCTACATTGTCGCGCTTGGCTATTCTGGTTGGTCTGCTGGCCAGTTAGAGGTGGAACTCACCGAAAACTCGTGGCTAACCATAGAAGCGGATCCTGAGCTGATTTTTAACACGCCCGTGCATGAGAAATGGCAAAAGGCGATCCAAAAACTCGGCATCTCCCCTGCGCAGCTTTCCAGCGACGCCGGACACGCCTAA
- the gshB gene encoding glutathione synthase, with protein MIKLGIVMDPIASINIKKDSSFAMMLEAQRRGYEIHYMEMNDLHLEQGVALADTKVVELKEDPSGWYQFKSEQTIALSELDAILMRKDPPFDTEYIYATYILERAEDEGVLVVNKPQSLRDCNEKLFTAWFPELTPITMVTRKAEKIKAFREQHGDVILKPLDGMGGASIFRVKEGDPNLSVIIETLTNHGQNYCMAQTFVPDISNGDKRILVVDGEPMPYCLARIPAKGETRGNLAAGGRGEPRPLSETDKKIALAVAPTLKEKGLLFVGLDVIGDKLTEINVTSPTCIREIEAAYDISITGKLMDAIERRLKAAAM; from the coding sequence ATGATTAAACTCGGTATTGTGATGGATCCCATCGCTTCCATTAACATCAAAAAAGATTCCAGCTTTGCCATGATGCTTGAAGCGCAGCGTCGCGGTTATGAAATCCATTATATGGAGATGAATGATCTACACTTAGAGCAAGGTGTAGCACTGGCCGACACCAAGGTCGTCGAGCTGAAAGAAGATCCGAGCGGTTGGTATCAATTCAAATCCGAGCAAACCATCGCACTTTCTGAATTGGATGCGATTTTAATGCGTAAGGATCCGCCGTTCGACACCGAATACATCTACGCAACCTACATTTTGGAGCGCGCGGAAGATGAAGGCGTATTAGTGGTGAACAAACCACAAAGCCTGCGCGATTGTAATGAAAAACTGTTCACCGCTTGGTTCCCTGAGCTTACGCCGATCACTATGGTGACGCGCAAAGCCGAGAAGATTAAAGCCTTCCGTGAACAGCATGGGGATGTGATTCTAAAACCCCTCGATGGTATGGGCGGTGCTTCGATTTTCCGCGTTAAAGAGGGCGATCCAAACCTCTCAGTGATCATCGAAACCTTAACCAACCACGGCCAGAATTACTGCATGGCGCAGACCTTTGTGCCAGATATCAGCAACGGTGATAAACGCATTTTGGTGGTCGATGGTGAACCTATGCCTTACTGCTTGGCGCGTATCCCCGCCAAAGGGGAAACCCGCGGTAACTTGGCGGCTGGCGGTCGTGGTGAGCCACGACCACTGAGTGAAACCGATAAGAAAATTGCCCTAGCGGTCGCACCGACCCTAAAAGAGAAAGGGCTACTGTTTGTAGGCTTGGATGTCATTGGCGATAAACTGACCGAAATTAACGTCACCAGCCCAACCTGTATTCGTGAGATTGAAGCTGCGTACGATATTTCAATCACAGGCAAGTTGATGGATGCCATCGAGCGTCGCCTTAAAGCGGCCGCAATGTGA
- a CDS encoding helix-turn-helix transcriptional regulator gives MPITTQEYLALGDAIAALKTPQFTSRLVVVLRCIADFDCAVILGYRPNKHPIYLYDSLSTQRELLFQRYLTHAYLDDPFYSALQHNTRSGVFHLSDLMPLNPQQKAYQHQFYAQTGWQDEVSLVVNLDGERSIVVYLGCFKPRSFPREQITALQQRFTVLQALCQQHWQQQPLRLAESAQPSQELRTWVEQAIQSFGAQRLSPREQEITALLIQGLDSQEIAEALAISHGTVKNHRKRIYAQLHVSSLSELFQLFLNHLIGAAAD, from the coding sequence ATGCCGATCACGACTCAAGAATATCTCGCATTAGGTGATGCGATTGCGGCGTTAAAGACGCCGCAATTTACGTCGCGTCTTGTGGTAGTGCTGCGCTGTATTGCCGATTTTGATTGCGCGGTGATCTTGGGCTATCGTCCCAACAAACATCCGATTTATCTGTATGACTCGCTCTCGACCCAGCGTGAGCTACTGTTTCAGCGTTATCTGACTCATGCTTATCTTGATGATCCTTTCTATAGCGCTTTGCAGCACAACACGCGCTCAGGGGTGTTTCATCTTTCCGATTTAATGCCGCTCAATCCACAGCAAAAAGCCTATCAACACCAGTTTTATGCGCAAACCGGTTGGCAAGATGAAGTGAGTTTGGTGGTCAATCTTGATGGCGAGCGTTCGATTGTGGTGTATCTCGGCTGCTTTAAGCCGCGCTCTTTTCCTCGTGAACAGATTACCGCGTTGCAACAGCGGTTTACGGTATTGCAAGCCTTGTGTCAGCAGCATTGGCAGCAGCAGCCACTGCGCTTAGCGGAAAGTGCGCAGCCAAGCCAAGAGTTACGGACTTGGGTTGAACAGGCGATCCAGAGTTTTGGCGCGCAGCGTTTAAGCCCGCGAGAGCAGGAGATCACTGCACTGCTCATCCAAGGTTTAGACTCACAAGAGATTGCCGAGGCACTGGCCATCAGCCACGGCACAGTCAAAAATCATCGTAAACGCATCTATGCGCAGCTGCATGTCAGCTCGTTAAGCGAGCTGTTTCAACTGTTTCTCAATCATCTGATTGGCGCAGCCGCGGATTAG